A single genomic interval of Alistipes sp. ZOR0009 harbors:
- a CDS encoding outer membrane beta-barrel protein, giving the protein MKKAFFLLMIASAGHAFAQAQEAKKAPLEGFNTTWINGQSRQTEFPLAVTDASGQVVVTAMAYVDAYYNYDLKRPLDNTHTCSASIGRHNEFTLNMATIGLESYYKNTIGRIWLQSGSMLNLIQETDGSTLKGRNSTVSNLKYIREAAAGYHFNVLNGLNIEMGLFSSFIGMDSYLTQENWSYQRAMVNEFVPSYLTGARLQLFPSWKFKTELWLVNGWQSYSRWNKMAGIGSANLWRPTEDVQVAASLYVGKDSRLNTNRFHHDNSIALRYHNQPTSKGLSQAALALNTHYGFQWGDGAKRSEQNIFGISAMNRLWFMQNTVGLTLRYDYLTNPGLYLAFSPATLTPNSFTQAINNMDKPKLNISQLTATVDYMPNSFTTLRLELGYRKSNVPYFAGHDGTTSPDGWADSSTTGWTPSLVKDEARITIAAGFRL; this is encoded by the coding sequence ATGAAAAAAGCATTTTTTCTGCTGATGATCGCATCAGCTGGCCACGCCTTTGCCCAAGCTCAAGAGGCAAAAAAGGCTCCTCTCGAAGGGTTTAATACCACCTGGATTAACGGACAAAGCCGTCAAACCGAGTTTCCGCTAGCTGTAACCGATGCCAGCGGTCAGGTAGTAGTAACTGCAATGGCCTACGTCGATGCCTACTATAACTACGACCTTAAAAGGCCTTTAGACAATACTCATACCTGCTCAGCATCCATTGGACGCCACAACGAATTCACCTTAAACATGGCCACCATAGGTTTGGAATCTTACTACAAGAATACTATCGGCCGGATATGGCTGCAATCGGGTAGTATGCTCAATCTTATCCAAGAGACAGACGGTTCGACCCTTAAGGGACGCAACAGCACCGTTAGTAACCTCAAGTACATCCGCGAGGCAGCCGCTGGCTACCACTTTAACGTGCTAAATGGGCTTAATATCGAGATGGGACTCTTTAGCAGCTTTATTGGAATGGATAGCTACCTAACGCAGGAGAATTGGAGCTACCAGCGCGCCATGGTAAACGAGTTTGTGCCCTCCTACCTCACAGGCGCACGCCTTCAGCTCTTCCCTTCGTGGAAATTTAAGACGGAGCTGTGGCTTGTAAACGGATGGCAAAGCTATAGCCGTTGGAATAAGATGGCCGGAATAGGAAGCGCCAACCTTTGGCGCCCAACCGAAGATGTACAAGTAGCAGCCAGCCTCTATGTGGGCAAGGATAGCCGTTTAAACACCAACCGTTTTCATCACGACAACAGCATAGCCCTTCGATACCATAATCAGCCCACCTCTAAAGGGCTTTCGCAAGCTGCTTTGGCGCTAAATACCCATTACGGATTCCAATGGGGCGATGGAGCAAAGCGTAGCGAACAAAATATATTCGGAATATCGGCCATGAACCGCCTTTGGTTTATGCAGAATACCGTTGGACTAACCCTGAGGTACGACTACCTCACCAATCCGGGGCTCTACCTCGCCTTTTCGCCTGCAACCCTTACCCCAAACTCGTTTACCCAAGCCATAAATAACATGGATAAGCCAAAGCTAAACATCAGCCAGCTTACGGCAACCGTAGACTATATGCCAAATAGCTTCACAACCCTTAGGCTAGAGCTCGGATACCGTAAGAGCAACGTTCCCTACTTTGCAGG